From the Clostridiales bacterium FE2011 genome, one window contains:
- the gltA gene encoding NADPH-dependent glutamate synthase, giving the protein MANMSLQKHPMPEQDPQVRAGNFKEVALGYTADIAVEEAQRCLHCKNAPCVSGCPVNVPIPDFIEKIKEGDFNGAYQVIRSQNALPAICGRVCPQESQCESKCVRGIKGEPVGIGRLERFAADTAMAQGKAMTTKAAPCGKRAAIIGSGPAGLTCAGELAKAGWDVTVYEALHTAGGVLMYGIPEFRLPKALVEREISTLKELGVKIITNAVAGKAFTVDELLEEGNDAVFIGSGAGLPNFQKIPGESLCGVYSANEFLTRLNLMKAYTFPEHDTPVKIGKHVAVVGGGNVAMDAARCAKRLGAEVTILYRRSEAEMPARAEEVHHAKEEGINFHMLTAPTSIEGDENGFVKAIRCIEMQLGEPDDRGRRRPVPVEGSEYELPMETVIIAIGNSPNPLIKKTTPDLPTERWGGIQTDENGRTGKKNVYAGGDAVTGAATVILAMGAGKKAAAAILEDHPC; this is encoded by the coding sequence ATGGCTAACATGAGTCTTCAAAAACATCCCATGCCCGAGCAGGATCCTCAGGTCCGCGCCGGGAATTTTAAAGAGGTAGCCCTCGGATATACCGCTGATATCGCCGTGGAGGAAGCACAGCGCTGCCTGCACTGCAAGAACGCGCCCTGCGTTTCCGGATGCCCGGTGAATGTTCCGATTCCTGATTTCATTGAGAAAATCAAGGAAGGCGACTTCAACGGCGCCTACCAGGTGATCCGTTCCCAGAACGCGCTGCCGGCAATCTGCGGCCGTGTATGCCCGCAGGAATCCCAGTGCGAAAGCAAGTGTGTGCGCGGCATCAAGGGCGAGCCTGTCGGCATCGGCCGGCTGGAGAGATTCGCCGCGGATACCGCCATGGCCCAGGGCAAGGCTATGACAACGAAAGCAGCTCCCTGCGGAAAACGCGCCGCGATCATCGGCAGCGGCCCCGCAGGCCTGACCTGCGCGGGTGAACTGGCCAAGGCCGGCTGGGACGTGACGGTGTATGAAGCGCTTCATACCGCCGGCGGCGTGCTGATGTACGGCATCCCCGAGTTCCGTCTTCCCAAGGCACTGGTTGAACGGGAGATCAGCACCCTTAAGGAACTGGGCGTCAAGATTATTACGAACGCTGTGGCCGGCAAGGCCTTTACCGTAGACGAACTGCTGGAAGAAGGCAACGACGCTGTGTTTATCGGCAGCGGCGCGGGACTGCCGAACTTCCAGAAGATCCCCGGAGAAAGTCTGTGCGGCGTATACTCCGCCAACGAATTCCTGACCCGGCTGAACCTGATGAAGGCCTACACCTTCCCGGAGCACGACACTCCCGTGAAGATCGGCAAACATGTGGCGGTTGTCGGCGGCGGAAACGTGGCCATGGACGCGGCCCGCTGCGCAAAACGGCTGGGCGCTGAAGTTACGATTCTTTACCGCCGCAGCGAAGCTGAAATGCCTGCCCGTGCTGAAGAAGTACATCATGCCAAGGAAGAGGGCATCAACTTCCATATGCTGACCGCGCCTACTTCCATTGAAGGCGATGAGAACGGCTTTGTGAAGGCGATCCGCTGCATTGAAATGCAGCTGGGCGAGCCGGATGACCGCGGACGCCGCCGTCCGGTGCCGGTGGAAGGAAGCGAATATGAACTGCCCATGGAGACAGTGATTATCGCAATCGGCAACAGCCCCAACCCCCTGATTAAGAAAACCACGCCTGACCTGCCGACTGAACGGTGGGGAGGCATCCAGACCGATGAAAACGGCAGGACCGGCAAGAAGAACGTATATGCCGGCGGCGACGCCGTGACCGGTGCAGCAACAGTGATTCTGGCCATGGGTGCCGGCAAGAAGGCAGCCGCGGCCATCTTGGAGGATCACCCCTGCTGA